Proteins from a single region of Amycolatopsis sp. CA-230715:
- a CDS encoding serine/threonine-protein kinase has protein sequence MLSTGQLLADRYRLTSRIAVGGMGEVWQANDTRLDRTVAVKILKAELSGDAEFLHRFRTEARTTASLNHPNIAAVHDYGETVADELSIAYLVMELVEGDPLAGILAKQGRLTADRTLEILEQAGNALQAAHERGLVHRDVKPGNILVVAGQDGQITVKLTDFGIAKAADAAPVTRSGMVMGTAHYIAPEQALGHDAEPASDVYSLAVCGWECLTGHRPFLSENAVTVAMMHIRDVPPPLPPDVPPGARAVIEATMTKDPRQRYNSGGEFARAVAAVRAGHPLPLPLSVVNAAYPPPQQQLGAPVGPPSRPAMHPVQQPVVAHPPSGGMVPGPVSLPVPPRKRTHTALWVVLAVVLVALIVAAVFLIPVFTRSGGTPAPGTVDPGTTVGRAPEPNEDGPEPGVRTPPSGFTQPGEETHSPGSGPPSPERTAYRA, from the coding sequence ATGCTGTCCACGGGCCAGCTGCTCGCCGACCGGTACCGGCTCACCAGCCGGATCGCCGTCGGCGGGATGGGTGAGGTCTGGCAGGCCAACGACACCCGGCTGGACCGCACCGTGGCGGTCAAGATCCTCAAGGCGGAGCTGTCCGGGGACGCCGAGTTCCTGCACCGCTTCCGCACCGAGGCGCGCACCACGGCTTCGCTGAACCACCCGAACATCGCCGCCGTGCACGACTACGGCGAAACCGTCGCGGACGAGCTGTCGATCGCCTACCTGGTGATGGAACTGGTCGAGGGCGATCCCCTCGCGGGCATCCTGGCCAAGCAGGGCAGGCTCACCGCGGACCGGACGCTGGAAATCCTGGAGCAGGCGGGAAACGCGTTGCAGGCGGCGCACGAGCGCGGGCTTGTGCACCGCGACGTGAAACCGGGCAACATACTCGTGGTGGCGGGGCAGGACGGCCAGATCACCGTGAAGCTCACCGACTTCGGGATCGCGAAGGCGGCCGACGCGGCACCGGTGACGCGGTCGGGCATGGTGATGGGCACCGCGCACTACATCGCGCCGGAGCAGGCGCTCGGCCACGACGCGGAACCCGCGAGCGACGTCTATTCGCTGGCGGTGTGCGGGTGGGAGTGCCTCACCGGGCACCGGCCGTTCCTGTCGGAGAACGCGGTGACGGTGGCGATGATGCACATCAGGGACGTGCCGCCGCCGCTGCCGCCCGACGTGCCGCCCGGTGCGCGCGCGGTGATCGAAGCAACGATGACGAAGGACCCCCGTCAGCGATACAACAGCGGGGGCGAATTCGCGCGCGCCGTCGCGGCGGTGCGCGCGGGGCATCCCCTGCCGTTGCCGTTGAGCGTGGTGAACGCGGCCTACCCGCCGCCGCAGCAGCAGCTCGGCGCACCGGTGGGCCCGCCGTCGCGGCCCGCCATGCACCCGGTGCAGCAGCCGGTGGTCGCGCACCCGCCGTCGGGTGGGATGGTGCCGGGGCCGGTGTCGTTACCGGTACCGCCCCGAAAACGGACCCATACCGCCTTGTGGGTGGTACTCGCCGTGGTACTCGTGGCACTGATCGTGGCCGCGGTGTTCCTGATCCCGGTGTTCACCAGGTCGGGCGGCACCCCGGCGCCGGGCACGGTCGACCCCGGTACCACGGTGGGCAGGGCACCGGAACCGAACGAAGACGGCCCGGAGCCGGGGGTGCGGACACCGCCATCCGGCTTCACCCAGCCGGGTGAGGAGACACACTCACCCGGAAGTGGACCGCCTTCACCAGAGAGAACCGCTTACAGGGCATGA
- the pknB gene encoding Stk1 family PASTA domain-containing Ser/Thr kinase, whose amino-acid sequence MSTPRLLSNRYELGDTLGYGGMSEVHHGHDVRLGREVAVKILRADLARDPQFQERFRREAQNAAALNHPAIVAVYDTGEAQTEYGPLPYIVMEFVDGRTLRDIVKTEGPMPQKRAMEVMADVSAALDFSHRHGIIHRDVKPANVMITKNGAVKVMDFGIARALHDGQSAMTQTAAVIGTAQYLSPEQARGESVDARSDVYAAGCVLYELVTGEPPFTGDSPVAVAYQHVREDPQAPSSVNPAVSPELDAVVLKALAKGPANRYQSAAEMRSDLVRTLSGQRPSAPMVMADDERTQLMDGRRQAAPAGYEDYDDYGDPEAEAREKRKRRTKIAVLLAVLGIVIVGLLLWLLNAFGSDAKTFAMPALKGQLEQKAISTLVDQGMPQTNISSEAVTCQASTDGGAAPCGPDDVNKVISSTPDSGAQVKTTDKVVLKVGRPPGKTNVPDLHGKTPTEATALLTQAGLKLDPNIKDQETDDPNLYNKVLDQSRASGTSVDSGTAVQITVGKQPASGQVPDTRGSTVSQAKKTLQNAGFKVKVNTVASDKDKDIVVDQKPNGGPQPKNSTVEIDVSDGSLAQVDMPSLKGQSFDQASATLRSQGFTGPVSMQEKAVTDQSDDDKVLDQSPSSGTKVSKNQPITLVVGKYDSSGSTSPSKPTTGIPGFP is encoded by the coding sequence ATGAGCACACCGAGACTGCTCTCGAACCGCTACGAGCTGGGCGACACGCTCGGCTACGGAGGCATGTCCGAGGTCCACCACGGCCACGACGTCCGGCTCGGGCGCGAGGTCGCGGTGAAGATCCTGCGTGCCGATCTCGCCCGAGATCCGCAGTTCCAGGAACGGTTCCGGCGCGAGGCGCAGAACGCGGCCGCGCTGAACCACCCCGCGATCGTCGCCGTGTACGACACCGGTGAAGCGCAGACGGAGTACGGTCCGCTGCCCTACATCGTGATGGAGTTCGTCGACGGCAGGACGCTGCGCGACATCGTGAAGACCGAAGGCCCGATGCCGCAGAAGCGGGCCATGGAGGTCATGGCCGACGTCTCCGCGGCACTGGACTTCTCGCACCGCCACGGGATCATCCACCGGGACGTCAAGCCCGCGAACGTGATGATCACCAAGAACGGCGCGGTCAAGGTGATGGACTTCGGCATCGCGCGTGCGCTGCACGACGGCCAGTCCGCGATGACCCAGACCGCCGCGGTGATCGGCACCGCCCAGTACCTCTCGCCCGAGCAGGCGCGCGGCGAGAGCGTGGACGCCCGAAGCGACGTCTACGCGGCAGGGTGCGTGCTGTACGAACTCGTCACCGGGGAGCCGCCGTTCACCGGTGACTCGCCGGTCGCGGTCGCGTACCAGCACGTGCGGGAAGACCCGCAGGCCCCGTCGAGCGTGAACCCTGCGGTGTCGCCGGAACTGGACGCGGTGGTGCTGAAGGCGCTCGCGAAGGGCCCGGCGAACCGGTACCAGTCGGCCGCGGAGATGCGCTCCGACCTGGTGCGCACGCTGTCCGGCCAGCGCCCGTCCGCGCCGATGGTGATGGCCGACGACGAGCGCACCCAGCTCATGGACGGCCGTCGCCAGGCCGCACCCGCCGGGTACGAGGACTACGACGACTACGGCGACCCCGAGGCGGAAGCACGCGAAAAACGCAAGCGCCGCACGAAGATCGCGGTACTGCTGGCCGTGCTCGGGATCGTCATCGTGGGTCTGCTGCTCTGGCTGCTCAACGCGTTCGGCAGTGACGCGAAGACGTTCGCGATGCCGGCGCTCAAGGGCCAGCTCGAGCAGAAGGCGATCAGCACCCTGGTCGACCAGGGCATGCCGCAGACCAACATCTCCTCGGAAGCGGTGACCTGCCAGGCCAGCACGGACGGCGGCGCCGCGCCGTGCGGGCCCGACGACGTCAACAAGGTCATCAGCTCCACTCCGGACTCGGGCGCCCAGGTGAAGACGACCGACAAGGTCGTGCTGAAGGTGGGCAGGCCGCCGGGCAAGACGAACGTGCCGGACCTGCACGGGAAGACCCCGACCGAGGCCACCGCGCTGCTGACGCAGGCCGGGCTCAAGCTCGACCCGAACATCAAGGATCAGGAAACCGACGACCCGAACCTGTACAACAAGGTGCTCGACCAGAGCCGGGCCTCGGGCACGTCGGTGGACTCGGGCACCGCGGTCCAGATCACCGTCGGCAAGCAGCCCGCGTCGGGCCAGGTGCCGGACACCCGCGGCTCGACGGTCAGCCAGGCGAAGAAGACGCTGCAGAACGCCGGGTTCAAGGTCAAGGTCAACACGGTGGCCAGCGACAAGGACAAGGACATCGTCGTCGACCAGAAGCCCAACGGCGGCCCGCAGCCGAAGAACAGCACGGTGGAGATCGACGTCTCCGACGGTTCGCTGGCGCAGGTCGACATGCCGAGCCTGAAGGGCCAGAGCTTCGACCAGGCCAGCGCGACCCTGCGGAGCCAGGGCTTCACGGGCCCGGTTTCCATGCAGGAAAAGGCCGTCACGGACCAGAGTGACGACGACAAGGTGCTCGACCAGAGCCCGTCCTCGGGGACGAAGGTCAGCAAGAACCAGCCGATCACGCTGGTCGTCGGCAAGTACGACAGCAGTGGCAGCACGAGTCCGAGCAAGCCGACGACGGGGATACCCGGCTTTCCCTAG
- a CDS encoding helix-turn-helix domain-containing protein — MEIPSDVEILKTQLGIELRRLREEAGYPAIEACKAIGAQTPKLSKLENGNQTADPEDIRKLAEFYRAPDEVRDYLVALAEAQPKRRRRRKSVERDAVPDWFRRFLALEWDATEIRSYAIESVHGLLQTEAYARSNILAGEPEADERIVSKQVSTRMERQASLKRNGRPSLRLDVVLSEAVLRRVQGSNEVMRSQLKHLIASSKRPNITIRILPFDVPDRITIPSAFQLFRLQEQNLSTVYLEDLFGATYLKEADQYTRYNVAFARLRDAALDPPASRTFIAKVAESYT, encoded by the coding sequence ATGGAGATTCCATCGGATGTCGAGATCCTCAAGACCCAGCTCGGCATCGAGCTGCGGCGACTGCGCGAGGAAGCCGGGTACCCGGCGATCGAAGCCTGCAAGGCCATCGGCGCGCAGACGCCGAAGCTTTCCAAGCTGGAGAACGGAAACCAGACCGCCGACCCGGAGGACATCCGGAAGCTCGCCGAGTTCTACCGCGCGCCGGACGAAGTGCGCGACTACCTGGTCGCACTCGCCGAAGCACAGCCGAAGCGGCGGCGGCGCCGGAAGTCGGTGGAACGCGACGCGGTGCCGGACTGGTTCCGGCGCTTCTTGGCTCTGGAGTGGGACGCCACCGAGATCCGCAGCTACGCCATCGAAAGTGTGCATGGGTTGCTACAGACCGAAGCCTATGCGCGATCCAACATCCTCGCCGGTGAACCCGAAGCAGATGAGCGAATCGTGTCGAAGCAGGTGTCAACCCGGATGGAGCGACAGGCATCGCTGAAGCGCAACGGCCGCCCATCGCTCCGGTTGGATGTCGTACTGAGCGAAGCAGTGCTCCGCCGTGTCCAAGGCAGCAACGAAGTCATGCGCAGCCAGCTTAAGCACTTGATCGCAAGCTCGAAGCGGCCCAACATCACCATCCGCATACTGCCGTTCGATGTGCCGGATCGCATCACGATCCCATCCGCGTTTCAGCTCTTTCGGCTGCAGGAGCAGAACCTGTCAACCGTCTACTTGGAAGACCTCTTCGGCGCGACCTACCTCAAAGAAGCAGACCAATACACTCGCTACAACGTCGCCTTCGCGCGCTTGCGGGATGCTGCGTTGGACCCTCCAGCCTCACGTACCTTCATCGCTAAAGTGGCAGAGTCCTACACCTGA
- a CDS encoding DUF397 domain-containing protein, with protein MTAPTFSNSAWFTSSYSDSNGGNCVEVARAEQAVGVRDTKDRAGGHLQLSPAAFTALLTRLR; from the coding sequence ATGACTGCCCCGACCTTCTCCAACTCTGCCTGGTTCACAAGCTCGTACAGCGACAGCAACGGCGGCAACTGTGTGGAAGTTGCGCGCGCCGAGCAGGCGGTTGGGGTGCGCGACACCAAGGACCGCGCGGGCGGCCACCTCCAGCTCTCCCCTGCCGCCTTCACCGCCCTGCTGACCCGCCTCCGCTGA
- a CDS encoding caspase family protein — protein sequence MTGPALPIRAYSRAVLIGTSTFQHAESLPWLPAVNNNVTDLAAALTDAETGVLDPEHCTTVYTPDSPRSLLGQLRPVAKQAEDLLVVYYAGHGLRDLNRDTLYLAVRETDPDELDGTAVPYESLREIVAASPARTKLLILDCCYSGMAIGRMSSGVVESDEVAVRGTSVITSSPRNKKSLSPPGERHTAFTAEVLSLLKNGPRIPGRQLDVAELFRSVTAAMARRDLPEPKMSTVDTAGLVVLRRAAGARPPATPPDTEPVAVPEPRPRPTPTSAPPEPQSAPEPSPPPVVAAKKEAGPDPRSWSDVKTAAVGRAKRSVQPGALLSLIRGWGLWIVLVLCGGMGIGGVVGGILAKTSDLSGGIPLLLLGIGSGALIRRRLVKARKEGNPTARIEDAFPALGHAVDRVRTPVLVTVIVVCLVVAITGATQPLTSTSQWSPLAVTAGAMASVLLVAAGCGWVLYRRVSGGGSAGR from the coding sequence ATGACCGGCCCCGCGCTGCCGATCAGGGCGTACTCCCGCGCGGTGCTCATCGGCACCAGCACGTTCCAGCACGCGGAATCGTTGCCGTGGCTGCCCGCGGTCAACAACAACGTCACCGATCTGGCCGCGGCGCTGACCGATGCGGAAACCGGCGTGCTCGACCCCGAGCACTGCACCACGGTGTACACGCCGGATTCGCCGCGCAGCCTGCTCGGCCAGCTCCGGCCGGTCGCGAAGCAGGCCGAGGATCTGCTCGTCGTGTACTACGCCGGGCACGGCCTGCGCGACCTGAACCGCGACACCCTCTACCTCGCCGTCCGCGAAACCGATCCCGACGAACTCGACGGCACCGCGGTGCCGTACGAGTCGTTGCGCGAAATCGTCGCGGCCAGCCCGGCGCGCACCAAGCTGCTGATCCTGGACTGCTGCTATTCGGGCATGGCGATCGGCCGGATGTCGAGCGGCGTTGTCGAGTCCGACGAGGTCGCCGTGCGGGGCACCTCGGTGATCACTTCGTCGCCCCGCAACAAGAAGTCGCTGTCGCCGCCGGGCGAACGGCACACCGCGTTCACCGCGGAAGTGCTGTCGCTGCTGAAGAACGGCCCGCGGATCCCCGGCCGCCAGCTCGACGTCGCCGAGCTGTTCCGTTCGGTCACGGCTGCGATGGCCCGCCGGGACCTGCCGGAACCCAAGATGTCCACAGTGGACACCGCAGGCTTGGTCGTGCTCCGCCGCGCGGCTGGAGCGCGGCCACCGGCGACCCCACCCGATACGGAACCAGTAGCGGTACCGGAACCGCGACCTCGACCGACTCCGACATCCGCACCGCCAGAACCGCAATCCGCGCCCGAGCCATCGCCACCGCCGGTGGTCGCCGCCAAGAAGGAGGCTGGACCAGATCCGAGATCGTGGTCGGATGTGAAGACCGCGGCGGTCGGCCGTGCCAAGCGATCCGTGCAGCCAGGGGCGCTACTGTCGCTCATCCGCGGTTGGGGTCTGTGGATCGTCTTGGTGCTGTGCGGCGGCATGGGGATCGGCGGTGTGGTCGGCGGGATCCTCGCGAAGACCAGTGACCTCAGCGGCGGTATTCCGTTGCTGCTGCTCGGAATCGGGAGCGGCGCGCTGATCAGGCGGCGTTTGGTGAAAGCGCGCAAGGAGGGCAACCCGACCGCGCGGATCGAGGACGCCTTTCCCGCGCTTGGGCACGCGGTCGACCGGGTTCGCACGCCCGTCCTCGTGACCGTCATCGTGGTGTGCTTGGTGGTGGCGATCACCGGCGCGACGCAACCACTCACTTCGACCAGCCAGTGGAGCCCCCTTGCTGTGACCGCCGGTGCCATGGCGTCGGTGCTCCTGGTCGCGGCCGGGTGCGGGTGGGTGCTGTACCGGCGGGTCAGCGGAGGCGGGTCAGCAGGGCGGTGA
- a CDS encoding effector-associated constant component EACC1 codes for MIEENGVLDFVAPDEDIQSLARWLRDEDGLTGRVGFTESAPRDGEMGGAIEALSVILGSGVAKQAVTSFFEWLKHRRTAEQVKILVKSPGRTDHLELECGSATDADSVLRSVERFLDGKE; via the coding sequence GTGATCGAAGAAAATGGCGTGCTCGATTTCGTCGCGCCGGATGAGGACATTCAGTCGCTCGCCCGCTGGTTGCGCGACGAGGACGGGTTGACCGGCAGGGTCGGCTTCACCGAGTCGGCGCCTCGCGATGGCGAGATGGGCGGAGCGATCGAGGCCCTGTCGGTGATTTTGGGCAGCGGCGTAGCCAAGCAGGCTGTCACGTCGTTCTTCGAGTGGCTGAAGCATCGCCGTACCGCCGAACAGGTGAAGATTCTCGTGAAAAGCCCGGGGAGAACTGATCATCTGGAGCTGGAATGCGGCTCGGCCACCGATGCCGATTCCGTGCTGCGTTCCGTCGAACGATTCCTCGACGGTAAGGAATGA
- a CDS encoding choice-of-anchor P family protein: MISRKKLAGAITLGVAVAAVTAPSIAGATEFSKNSAFALSATGLLKIDPVPHANGAAGFDQKSLAEFALPGGLVKLNLLNAEAGGNKAKASIKDVSVSLDAVFGGAGKPQVAASALEAHCKAGEGASSLAKANIGGIKLDVAAAPNTKIGIDGLASVTVNKQVKHKDGSFTVTALSISVDGIQTLDLASATCVESSGGDTTTPPTEPTKPGKPSTPGKPSTPGKPSAPTTSTGAGMPGDKPTADGKAPTPTPAKAHLDVTG; this comes from the coding sequence TTGATTTCCAGAAAGAAGCTCGCCGGTGCCATCACGCTCGGCGTCGCCGTGGCCGCGGTGACCGCGCCCTCGATCGCCGGTGCCACCGAGTTCAGCAAGAACTCCGCGTTCGCGTTGTCCGCCACCGGCCTGCTGAAGATCGACCCGGTGCCGCACGCGAACGGCGCGGCCGGGTTCGACCAGAAGTCCCTCGCCGAGTTCGCCCTGCCCGGCGGACTCGTCAAGCTGAACCTGCTCAACGCGGAAGCGGGCGGGAACAAGGCGAAGGCCAGCATCAAGGACGTCAGCGTCAGCCTGGACGCGGTGTTCGGCGGCGCAGGCAAGCCGCAGGTCGCCGCGTCGGCGCTGGAAGCGCACTGCAAGGCGGGCGAAGGCGCTTCGTCGCTGGCGAAGGCGAACATCGGCGGCATCAAGCTCGACGTCGCCGCGGCCCCGAACACGAAGATCGGCATCGACGGCCTCGCGTCGGTCACGGTGAACAAGCAGGTCAAGCACAAGGACGGCAGCTTCACCGTCACCGCGCTGTCGATCAGCGTCGATGGCATCCAGACGCTTGATCTCGCCTCGGCCACCTGCGTCGAAAGCTCCGGCGGTGACACCACGACGCCGCCCACCGAGCCGACGAAGCCGGGTAAGCCGAGCACCCCCGGCAAGCCCAGCACCCCTGGCAAGCCGAGCGCGCCGACCACCTCCACCGGCGCCGGAATGCCCGGCGACAAGCCGACCGCCGACGGCAAGGCCCCGACGCCGACCCCGGCGAAGGCCCACCTCGACGTCACCGGCTGA
- a CDS encoding L,D-transpeptidase, translating into METCDVISRRIRRRNRVKIYGLVAVVVLAVSGCGGDETAEPAKLSQEDLTMLPEATTFAALPDAAKDGGSAPTAKVIHPKADLVVYQSVGGKAIAKLPTTQVGSPTWAPVLSEQGPWAEVLLPTRPNQASGWVHADPSEVESAENDYRIDVDTAAFSLQLTKSGKALGKWQIGTGKPEFPTPKGRAFLLASIEETVNKYSPIVLPLSVHSESHETFGGGPGTVGIHTWPNDSFVGKANSDGCIRVPKEALDALVKVPLGTIVNIT; encoded by the coding sequence ATGGAAACTTGTGATGTCATTTCCCGCCGTATACGCAGACGTAACCGGGTAAAGATTTACGGCCTCGTCGCCGTGGTCGTGCTCGCGGTTTCGGGGTGTGGCGGTGACGAAACCGCCGAACCGGCGAAGCTGAGTCAGGAAGATCTGACGATGCTGCCGGAGGCGACGACTTTCGCCGCACTGCCGGACGCGGCGAAGGACGGCGGATCCGCTCCGACCGCGAAGGTCATCCACCCGAAGGCCGATCTGGTCGTGTACCAGAGCGTCGGCGGCAAGGCGATCGCGAAGCTGCCGACGACGCAGGTCGGCTCGCCGACCTGGGCGCCGGTGCTCTCCGAACAGGGCCCGTGGGCCGAGGTTCTGTTGCCCACCAGGCCGAATCAGGCCAGCGGCTGGGTGCACGCCGATCCGTCCGAAGTGGAATCCGCCGAGAACGACTACCGCATCGACGTGGACACGGCGGCGTTCTCGCTGCAGCTGACCAAGTCGGGCAAGGCGCTCGGCAAGTGGCAGATCGGCACCGGGAAGCCCGAGTTCCCGACCCCGAAGGGGCGAGCGTTCCTGCTGGCCTCGATCGAGGAAACGGTGAACAAGTACAGCCCGATCGTGCTGCCGTTGAGCGTGCATTCCGAATCGCACGAAACCTTCGGCGGCGGTCCCGGCACGGTCGGCATCCACACCTGGCCGAACGACAGTTTCGTCGGCAAGGCGAACAGCGACGGCTGCATCCGCGTGCCGAAGGAAGCGCTCGACGCTTTGGTCAAGGTGCCGCTCGGAACCATTGTCAACATCACCTGA
- a CDS encoding aminodeoxychorismate/anthranilate synthase component II — protein sequence MRVLVVDNYDSFVYNLVQYLAQLGADCTVWRNDVVDLKKVPDFDGVLVSPGPGTPERAGASIDVVKACAASGTPMLGVCLGHQAMGVAFGATVGRAEELLHGKTSLVHHAEAGVFQGLPSPLTATRYHSLTVLPETIPDGFEVTARTESGIVMGLRHREHPLEGVQFHPESVLTQYGHRMLSNWMASAGSPVEKSIVDGLERQTVALQEASAG from the coding sequence ATGCGCGTACTCGTGGTCGACAACTACGACTCCTTCGTCTACAACCTCGTGCAGTACCTGGCGCAGCTCGGCGCCGACTGCACGGTGTGGCGCAACGACGTCGTCGACCTGAAGAAGGTGCCGGACTTCGACGGCGTGCTCGTCTCACCGGGGCCGGGCACTCCCGAGCGCGCGGGCGCGAGCATCGACGTGGTGAAGGCGTGCGCCGCGTCCGGCACCCCGATGCTGGGCGTGTGCCTCGGCCATCAGGCGATGGGTGTCGCGTTCGGCGCGACCGTCGGCCGCGCCGAAGAACTGCTGCACGGTAAGACGAGCCTCGTGCACCATGCCGAAGCGGGCGTGTTCCAGGGCCTGCCGAGTCCGCTCACCGCGACCAGGTACCACTCGCTGACCGTGCTGCCGGAGACGATCCCGGACGGCTTCGAGGTCACCGCGCGCACCGAGTCCGGCATCGTGATGGGCCTGCGGCACCGCGAGCACCCCCTGGAGGGCGTGCAGTTCCACCCCGAGTCGGTGCTCACTCAGTACGGCCACCGCATGCTGTCGAACTGGATGGCGAGCGCGGGCAGCCCGGTCGAGAAGTCCATTGTGGATGGTCTCGAGCGCCAGACGGTGGCGCTGCAGGAAGCCTCCGCCGGTTAG
- a CDS encoding FAD-dependent oxidoreductase — MGAGPAGIYAADSLLKSDADVSIDLIERMPAPFGLIRYGVAPDHPRIKGIVTALHKVLDKPGVRLLGNIDYGTDLKLDDLREFYDAVIFSTGASADRPLDIPGIDLDGSYGAADFVSWYDGHPDVPRTWPFNATSVAVLGVGNVALDVARILAKTADELLTTEIPHNVHEGLAASPVTDVHVFGRRGPAQAKFTPMELRELDHSPNVEVIVQPEDIEFDDGSIAAIRGSKQVDMVVKTLQEWAIRDHGTRPRRLHLHFFHSPTEVLGEDGRVTGLRTERTELTGDGNVRGTGEFHDWGVQAVYRAVGYLSSHLPEIPFDHLSGTVPHQAGRVLDLDENQLPGVYVTGWIKRGPIGLIGHTKGDAAETVHSLLADVDTLRAPTQGHPDAVLSFLADRGVPFTTWDGWGRLDAHERALGEPHGRERIKVVDRHEMVRVSRLNG; from the coding sequence GTGGGCGCCGGACCCGCCGGCATCTACGCAGCCGACAGCCTCCTCAAGTCCGACGCGGACGTCTCCATCGACCTCATCGAGCGCATGCCCGCGCCGTTCGGGCTCATCCGCTACGGCGTGGCGCCCGACCACCCTCGCATCAAGGGCATCGTGACCGCGCTGCACAAGGTCCTCGACAAGCCCGGCGTGCGCCTGCTCGGCAACATCGACTACGGCACCGACCTCAAGCTCGACGACCTGCGCGAGTTCTACGACGCGGTGATCTTCTCGACCGGCGCCAGCGCGGACCGCCCGCTCGACATCCCCGGCATCGACCTCGACGGCAGCTACGGCGCCGCCGACTTCGTCTCCTGGTACGACGGGCATCCCGACGTGCCGCGCACCTGGCCGTTCAACGCCACCAGTGTCGCCGTGCTCGGCGTCGGCAACGTGGCGCTCGACGTCGCGCGCATCCTCGCGAAGACCGCCGACGAACTGCTCACCACCGAAATCCCGCACAACGTCCACGAAGGGCTCGCGGCCAGTCCGGTGACCGACGTGCACGTGTTCGGCCGCCGCGGTCCCGCGCAGGCGAAGTTCACCCCGATGGAGCTGCGCGAGCTGGACCACTCGCCGAACGTCGAGGTCATCGTGCAGCCGGAGGACATCGAGTTCGACGACGGCTCGATCGCCGCGATCCGCGGGTCCAAGCAGGTCGACATGGTGGTGAAAACGTTGCAGGAGTGGGCGATCCGCGACCACGGCACCCGGCCGAGGCGGCTGCACCTGCACTTCTTCCACTCGCCGACCGAAGTCCTCGGCGAGGACGGCAGGGTCACCGGGCTGCGCACCGAGCGCACCGAGCTGACCGGCGACGGCAACGTCCGCGGCACCGGCGAGTTCCACGACTGGGGCGTGCAGGCGGTCTACCGCGCGGTCGGCTACCTCTCCTCGCACCTGCCGGAGATCCCGTTCGACCACCTCTCGGGCACCGTGCCGCACCAGGCTGGCCGCGTGCTCGACCTCGACGAGAACCAGCTCCCCGGCGTGTACGTGACGGGCTGGATCAAACGCGGTCCGATCGGGCTCATCGGGCACACCAAGGGCGACGCGGCGGAGACGGTGCACAGCCTGCTCGCGGACGTCGACACCTTGCGCGCGCCGACGCAGGGCCACCCGGACGCGGTGCTTTCCTTCCTCGCCGACCGCGGCGTGCCGTTCACCACC